The nucleotide sequence TGACTCCGTTCACCCACCCGTGCATGGCGTCGATCATCTCATCCCATCAACCCGGGGGCTATGCCAACGCTCTATTCCGATGCCCCAATACGCGGTGGGTGAGGGCGCGTTGGGGCGGTTCCGCGACGGGCGCACAACAATGCGCCGACTCGGCGGCCCGTCCCGTGATTGACTTCCGGAACAGATCAACCGCCGCACCCACCGCCTTCCGATCACCGAGAGCGAGGCCGCTCGTGGTCCATCAGATCGACCCTTCGTTCGTCGCGCTGCCCCTGCGGGCGCTCGCCGACGCGGCGCTCGCCCGAGCGCGCGCGCTCGGTGCCGAGCACGCCGACTTCCGTCTGGAGCGGGTGCGCAGCGCCTCCTGGCGGCTGCGTGACGCCAAACCGTCCGGTTCCTCGGACACCACGGACCTCGGTTACGCGGTGCGGGTGGTGCACGGCGGGGCCTGGGGCTTCGCGTCCGGCGTGGACCTGACCATGGACGGGGCCGCGAAGGTCGCCTCGCAGGCGGTCGCCATGGCGAAGCTGTCGGCGAAGGTGATCGCTGCGGCCGGGTCGGACGAGAGGGTGGAGCTCGCGGCGGAGCCGGTGCACGAGGAGCGCACCTGGATCTCCTCGTACGAGATCGACCCCTTCTCCATCCCCGGCGAGGAGAAGAGCGCGCTGCTCGCCGACTGGAGCTCCCGGCTGCTGGGGGCGGAGGGCGTGGCGCATGTGGACGCCTCGCTGCTCACCGTGCACGAGAACAAGTTCTACGCGGACACGGCGGGCACGGTGACCACCCAGCAGCGCGTCCGGCTGCATCCGCAGCTCACGGCGGTCGCCGTCGACGAGACGACCGGTGAGTTCGACTCGATGCGGACGATCGCGCCGCCGGTCGGGCGCGGCTGGGAGTACCTCACCGGCACCGGCTGGGACTGGGACAAGGAGCTCGACGAGATCCCGGCGCTGCTCGCCGAGAAGATGCGCGCGCCGAGCGTCGAGGCGGGCCGGTACGACCTGGTCGTCGACCCGTCGAACCTCTGGCTGACCATCCACGAGTCGATCGGGCACGCGACCGAGCTTGACCGGGCCCTCGGGTACGAGGCGGCGTACGCGGGCACCTCGTTCGCCACCTTCGACCAGCTGGGCAAGCTGGCGTACGGCTCCTCGATCATGAACGTGACGGGTGACCGGACCGCCGAGCACGGCCTCGCGACCATCGGGTACGACGACGAGGGCGTCGAGGCGCAGAGCTGGGACCTGGTGAAGGACGGCACGCTCGTCGGCTACCAGCTGGACCGGCGGATCGCGAAGCTCACCGGCCTCGGCCGGTCGAACGGCTGCGCGTTCGCCGACTCCCCCGCGCACGTGCCGGTGCAGCGGATGGCGAACGTCTCGCTCCAGCCGGATCCGGGCGGTCTGTCGACGGAGGACCTGATCGGGGGCGTGGAGCGCGGCATCTACGTGGTCGGTGACCGGTCCTGGTCGATCGACATGCAGCGCTACAACTTCCAGTTCACCGGGCAGCGCTTCTTCCGCATCGAGAACGGCCGGCTCGCC is from Streptomyces venezuelae ATCC 10712 and encodes:
- a CDS encoding TldD/PmbA family protein, coding for MVHQIDPSFVALPLRALADAALARARALGAEHADFRLERVRSASWRLRDAKPSGSSDTTDLGYAVRVVHGGAWGFASGVDLTMDGAAKVASQAVAMAKLSAKVIAAAGSDERVELAAEPVHEERTWISSYEIDPFSIPGEEKSALLADWSSRLLGAEGVAHVDASLLTVHENKFYADTAGTVTTQQRVRLHPQLTAVAVDETTGEFDSMRTIAPPVGRGWEYLTGTGWDWDKELDEIPALLAEKMRAPSVEAGRYDLVVDPSNLWLTIHESIGHATELDRALGYEAAYAGTSFATFDQLGKLAYGSSIMNVTGDRTAEHGLATIGYDDEGVEAQSWDLVKDGTLVGYQLDRRIAKLTGLGRSNGCAFADSPAHVPVQRMANVSLQPDPGGLSTEDLIGGVERGIYVVGDRSWSIDMQRYNFQFTGQRFFRIENGRLAGQLRDVAYQATTTDFWGSMEQVGGPQTYVLGGAFNCGKAQPGQVAAVSHGCPSALFRGVNILNTTQEAGR